From a region of the Erinaceus europaeus chromosome 14, mEriEur2.1, whole genome shotgun sequence genome:
- the LOC132532863 gene encoding uncharacterized protein LOC132532863, translating into MPSRAKRRSRHKQSKACFPGRVSALCFRVRNCLWKLCLGSCCQLEKPQQYCTETTDVIEGEPPLCEEIEEQQEAQNVCSDAPYLLVSEERYRGGLPAQAAGCCNRKGHRVRLVVSGNHLHGDIVLHRPPQSPRPAEHTAPAPQSSPQPEGTAEMARAAEGPLPSTLPPAQPASLQARPRVIPWQLWLLSLCARTSMESEVAQLAVVPGQKFNLPSMRHKLIFFFVYCVITFILLYILSEYDNEILGSFIDTD; encoded by the exons ATGCCCTCCCGTGCGAAGCGCCGCTCAAGACACAAGCAGAGCAAAGCCTGCTTCCCAGGCAGAGTGTCTGCACTGTGCTTCCGGGTGAGGAACTGCCTGTGGAAGCTGTGCCTGGGTAGCTGCTGTCAGCTTGAG AAGCCGCAGCAGTATTGCACAGAGACGACTGATGTGATCGAGGGGGAGCCGCCACTTTGCGAGGAGATAGAGGAGCAGCAGGAGGCGCAGAACGTGTGCAGTGATGCCCCATACCTGCTCGTGTCTGAGGAGCGATACCGAGGAGGCCTTCCTGCCCAGGCCGCGGGTTGCTGCAACCGCAAGGGCCACCGGGTGCGCCTGGTGGTCAGCGGGaaccacctgcatggggacatTGTCCTGCAcaggcctccccagagcccacggCCTGCAGAGCACACCG ctccagccccaCAGAGCTCACCGCAACCTGAAGGCACAGCTGAAATGGCCAGAGCAGCAGAAGGGCCGCTGCCCTCTACTCTGCCTCCTGCACAGCCCGCCAGTCTGCAGGCCCGACCACGCGTCATCCCATGGCAATTGTGGCTTCTGAGCCTATGCGCCAGGACCTCAATGGAATCTGAGGTGGCACAGCTTGCAGTTGTTCCTGGCCAGAAGTTTAACTTGCCCTCCATGCGCCATaagttaatatttttctttgtttactgTGTTATAACATTCATTTTACTTTACATTT TGTCAGAATATGACAATGAGATTCTTGGATCATTCATAGACACTGATTAG